A stretch of the Pseudomonadota bacterium genome encodes the following:
- the rfbB gene encoding dTDP-glucose 4,6-dehydratase, which yields MYQRILVTGGAGFIGSAVVRQYLDETDVTVINLDALTYAGNLESLPGADQNPRHLFAQVDIRDASALQRVFAQHRPDAVMHLAAESHVDRSIDGPADFIQTNMVGTYNLLEVARAYWDGLSGSARDRFRFHHVSTDEVYGSLGATGQFTEQTPYQPNSPYSASKAGSDHLVRAWGHTYGLPVVTTNCSNNYGPYQFPEKLIPLMILNALEGKPLPVYGQGDNVRDWLFVEDHAAALRLVLERGRVGETYNIGGNAERANIDVVRAICALMDELTPRANGEPYERLIEFVTDRPGHDKRYAIDASKIRRELDWIPSETFESGLRRTVGWYLNHRPWWQHVLDGSYQRQRLGLTATPTHG from the coding sequence ATGTATCAACGTATTTTGGTCACCGGCGGCGCCGGGTTCATCGGCTCGGCCGTGGTGCGGCAGTACCTGGATGAAACGGATGTGACCGTGATCAATCTGGATGCCCTGACCTATGCGGGCAATCTGGAATCTCTGCCCGGTGCGGATCAGAACCCGCGTCATCTGTTCGCGCAGGTGGACATTCGGGACGCCTCTGCTTTGCAGCGGGTGTTTGCCCAGCACCGGCCGGACGCCGTGATGCATCTGGCGGCGGAGTCGCATGTGGATCGTTCCATCGATGGACCGGCCGATTTTATCCAGACCAACATGGTGGGCACCTACAACCTGTTGGAGGTGGCCCGCGCTTATTGGGATGGTTTGAGTGGCTCAGCGCGAGACCGATTTCGCTTTCATCATGTCTCGACCGACGAAGTTTATGGCAGTTTGGGCGCCACCGGCCAGTTCACGGAGCAGACGCCGTACCAGCCCAATTCCCCCTATTCGGCCAGCAAGGCGGGGTCGGATCATCTGGTGCGGGCGTGGGGCCACACCTACGGTTTGCCCGTAGTGACCACCAACTGCTCCAATAATTACGGGCCGTATCAGTTTCCGGAAAAATTGATTCCGCTGATGATTCTCAATGCCTTGGAAGGGAAACCGCTGCCGGTCTACGGACAGGGCGACAATGTGCGCGATTGGTTGTTTGTGGAAGACCATGCCGCGGCGTTGCGGCTGGTATTGGAGCGGGGAAGGGTCGGGGAGACTTACAATATCGGCGGGAATGCGGAGCGGGCCAACATCGACGTGGTGCGGGCGATTTGCGCGCTCATGGACGAGTTAACGCCCAGGGCCAACGGTGAGCCGTACGAGCGCCTGATTGAGTTTGTTACCGATCGGCCAGGCCACGACAAACGCTACGCCATCGATGCGAGTAAAATCCGCCGGGAGTTAGACTGGATACCCAGCGAAACCTTCGAATCAGGCTTACGCCGAACGGTGGGCTGGTATTTAAATCATCGGCCGTGGTGGCAACATGTTTTGGACGGCAGCTACCAGCGGCAACGGCTGGGCCTCACCGCCACCCCCACGCACGGCTGA